The following proteins are co-located in the Leptospira weilii genome:
- a CDS encoding LIC11213 family lipoprotein yields the protein MKKIHKPFQFGILALFLCSILWNCQSEKSSDKEDSLKLLAFLLNSTTPLKELANADCTDPSPTFSTLNQAGTGSCSTCHNTNNANAGFDVTSYNSVRNRITINDPKNSLLFQKINTGSMRVNNNDSINKAVFCWILKGASP from the coding sequence ATGAAAAAAATTCATAAACCGTTCCAGTTTGGAATCTTGGCCCTTTTCCTCTGTTCTATTCTATGGAACTGCCAAAGCGAAAAAAGTTCGGATAAGGAAGATTCCTTAAAACTTTTAGCTTTTCTATTGAACTCGACGACACCTTTGAAAGAACTCGCAAATGCGGACTGCACCGATCCGTCCCCCACATTCTCCACCTTAAACCAAGCAGGAACGGGAAGCTGTTCCACTTGCCACAATACAAACAACGCAAACGCCGGATTCGACGTCACTTCTTACAACTCGGTTCGAAATCGAATAACAATAAACGATCCGAAAAACAGTCTTTTATTTCAAAAAATCAACACCGGTTCGATGAGAGTGAATAATAACGATTCCATCAATAAAGCGGTTTTTTGCTGGATTCTCAAAGGGGCCAGCCCTTGA
- a CDS encoding ArnT family glycosyltransferase has translation MKLYLLFLLSCLILFFGFKTDFEVTYGDSGFMWVQVMDLIQSDFRTFSFYYSGSSFDPKGEWLPFQAPFLGIHDLQYYIDFPPYFPLVVSVGRVLFGSNLGIYLIQVLFFSGSIYFLYLLFSEFTRRRWLSVSFVYLYLFGTTVFTYNLVIHEYSIALFFLYGGIYFYHRSIKTKKNTNFIYSSLLFGLSLYFRLEFIFVIFPLSALSFLLRREIRKQIFFYWAPVFLVILASLLALNTYIHGHPLGLRYILTMGNPVTVALSRSDIIYDLLFGKERGYFFQSSYLALIIFFSIFVAIYKRWYKDILSLELLYLGVSILSIFLILATAPNHGDHISPRYLFGTYPLLFALGLILVESFLDFKKSAVYYGVLILVVISLLFSVKQWFYAIRFIRTSDKNVRTMMDYFRSENKKYLVFTDTNIPKNIQSLMYEKTILYVSEKKLVSDFLAKDVFKIDPSQILIVRLLTTALPVDEKGCISGSRFCKLESSLPYVEVYSFR, from the coding sequence ATGAAGTTGTATCTGCTGTTTTTATTGAGTTGTTTGATCTTATTTTTCGGGTTTAAAACGGATTTTGAAGTAACCTACGGCGACTCCGGTTTTATGTGGGTTCAGGTTATGGATCTGATCCAGTCTGATTTTCGGACTTTCTCATTTTATTATTCTGGAAGTTCTTTTGATCCCAAGGGGGAATGGCTTCCCTTTCAAGCCCCTTTTTTAGGAATTCATGATTTGCAATACTATATAGATTTTCCGCCTTACTTTCCTTTGGTCGTTTCTGTGGGTAGGGTATTGTTCGGGTCGAATTTAGGGATTTATTTAATCCAAGTTTTATTTTTCTCCGGTTCGATCTATTTTCTGTATCTTTTATTTTCCGAATTTACCCGGAGAAGATGGCTTAGCGTTTCTTTTGTTTATCTGTATTTGTTCGGGACGACTGTGTTTACGTATAATCTAGTCATTCACGAGTATTCCATCGCTTTGTTTTTTTTATACGGGGGAATTTATTTTTATCATCGATCCATAAAGACGAAAAAAAATACGAACTTCATATATTCTTCTCTTTTATTCGGGCTTTCCCTTTATTTTCGTTTGGAATTTATCTTTGTAATTTTTCCGTTATCCGCTTTGAGTTTTTTATTACGACGGGAGATTCGAAAGCAGATATTTTTTTATTGGGCCCCCGTGTTTTTAGTGATACTCGCTTCCTTATTGGCTTTGAATACTTACATTCACGGTCATCCCCTCGGTCTGCGTTATATACTTACGATGGGTAATCCAGTGACCGTTGCTCTTTCAAGATCGGATATCATTTACGATTTGTTATTCGGTAAAGAAAGAGGATATTTTTTTCAGTCTTCTTATTTGGCATTGATAATTTTTTTCTCCATTTTTGTCGCGATATACAAGAGATGGTATAAAGACATTTTGTCTTTGGAATTGTTGTACCTTGGCGTTTCCATACTTTCGATCTTTCTTATATTGGCAACTGCGCCGAATCACGGAGATCATATTTCTCCCAGGTATCTTTTCGGAACGTATCCGTTACTTTTTGCGCTTGGTCTTATCCTGGTGGAATCCTTTCTCGATTTTAAAAAGTCTGCCGTTTATTACGGGGTGTTGATTCTTGTCGTTATTTCGTTGTTGTTTTCCGTTAAACAATGGTTCTATGCGATCCGATTCATACGTACTTCCGATAAAAACGTAAGAACCATGATGGATTATTTCCGATCGGAAAATAAAAAATATCTGGTTTTCACGGATACGAACATTCCCAAAAACATACAGTCTTTGATGTATGAAAAAACAATATTGTATGTTTCCGAAAAAAAACTAGTTTCCGATTTTTTGGCGAAAGACGTTTTCAAAATCGATCCGAGTCAGATTCTAATCGTTCGACTTTTGACAACCGCCTTACCGGTCGACGAAAAAGGATGTATTTCCGGTTCTAGGTTTTGTAAGTTGGAGTCCTCGCTTCCGTATGTCGAGGTTTATTCTTTTCGATAA
- a CDS encoding DUF5777 family beta-barrel protein has product MNFRINFSLIPFLILSTSFSFALFAQEQGRSAFLGSSLIHMPSTEDVGKSGLDFRFNHRFGNAKSASYDFLGLDNGANTQLSLDYGLTDRITIGIARTSFQKTYEARGKIRLITQNSNFPITVSFFGVFGQETEKQNTFYGPYLKISSGYPTVDSEANKRLNTYELSDSDRQSTLTSFLISRRFSDFFSLQLSPMFVHRNFVKEHLSNDRTGLDVSFRIHLFKRLDFTFGTILSPKRDYFGHSYSEENRKTKINGAKYSASEINDLIANGRTLDAIVNNILLSKPVEYMSVPLSFGVDFETGGHVFQLFVTNSRSIAHTQLLRGADYDYYKKEWTLGFNIHRYFSLQGSDN; this is encoded by the coding sequence ATGAACTTTAGAATCAACTTTTCCTTAATTCCGTTTTTGATTCTGTCGACCTCTTTTTCTTTCGCTCTCTTCGCTCAGGAACAGGGAAGATCTGCGTTTTTGGGAAGTAGCCTCATTCACATGCCAAGCACGGAAGACGTCGGTAAAAGCGGATTGGATTTTCGATTCAATCATCGTTTTGGAAACGCAAAATCCGCTTCCTACGATTTTTTGGGCTTGGATAACGGAGCCAACACGCAGCTCTCTCTCGATTACGGTCTTACCGATCGAATCACCATCGGAATCGCGAGGACTTCGTTCCAAAAAACGTACGAGGCGAGAGGAAAAATTCGACTCATAACTCAAAACTCCAACTTTCCGATTACGGTGAGTTTTTTCGGAGTTTTTGGTCAAGAAACGGAAAAACAAAATACATTCTACGGTCCTTATCTTAAAATTTCGAGCGGTTATCCCACAGTTGATTCCGAAGCGAACAAAAGATTAAATACGTACGAATTGAGCGATTCGGATCGACAAAGTACCTTAACTTCATTTTTGATTTCGAGAAGATTTAGCGATTTCTTTTCTCTCCAACTTTCTCCGATGTTCGTTCATAGAAACTTCGTCAAAGAACATCTTTCCAATGACCGAACCGGATTGGACGTTTCCTTCAGGATCCATCTTTTTAAGCGTCTGGATTTTACGTTCGGGACGATTCTCTCTCCAAAACGCGATTACTTCGGTCACTCTTATTCCGAGGAAAACAGAAAAACAAAGATCAACGGCGCAAAATATTCCGCCTCGGAAATCAACGATCTGATCGCAAACGGCAGAACGTTAGACGCAATTGTAAATAACATTCTTCTTTCCAAACCCGTGGAGTATATGTCCGTCCCTTTGAGTTTCGGCGTAGACTTTGAAACGGGAGGACACGTCTTTCAGTTGTTCGTTACGAATAGCAGATCCATCGCGCACACTCAACTGTTACGGGGAGCCGATTACGATTACTACAAAAAAGAATGGACTTTAGGCTTTAACATCCACCGTTACTTTTCTTTGCAAGGCTCGGATAACTGA
- a CDS encoding methyl-accepting chemotaxis protein → MLLFGSVLIPITMLVVLALINTKDRIEDIETIYEDRVIPLKQLKKISDLYAIFIVDCVHKVRSGAFTPEEGVANLDKATSGIQEEWSAYIGTYLVPEEEAIIRELNPLFVASNAAVAEARDLMINKNLQELESFADSRLYPRIDPVTEKIENLIQLQLKITDRIYIKAEKQFTFSWILLISLSSITLIYIVLIAVVYSIQLVKGLTTVSGAVKNADFSHPVEVEEDEKKKDELYLLLITFRLFQIKLKEMLNTIMDFSENLVAASEELSRSADHLSANAQSESASIEEISASVEEISSGMEYVNRNAESQYVLISSFNGEMRELEGMITKVGDAVKNSLEKISDMYLKTDFGKKTMGDLSESMEKIESSSVEMQSITAIIKEISEKVNLLALNAAIEAARAGEHGRGFAVVASEITRLAEQTDSSAMTIEELIKTSNAEIETGRKIVENSVKVYAEVLSGLEHLKESSNQIVAIMELQQEKKEKIRSGIDQVDTKSEDIRNSVKEQKIAIMETANAISNISTTVQSSAANSEEIAGSAISLLQIAKNLQETMNFLKG, encoded by the coding sequence ATACTTCTCTTTGGTTCTGTGCTGATACCGATCACGATGTTGGTCGTATTGGCTTTAATCAATACGAAAGATAGAATCGAGGACATTGAAACGATCTACGAGGATCGGGTCATTCCTCTGAAACAATTGAAGAAGATATCGGACCTGTATGCGATTTTCATTGTGGACTGTGTTCACAAGGTAAGAAGTGGGGCGTTTACACCGGAGGAAGGGGTCGCTAATCTTGATAAGGCGACTTCCGGAATTCAAGAGGAATGGAGCGCATACATCGGAACTTATCTTGTTCCCGAAGAGGAAGCCATCATCCGGGAGTTAAACCCTCTTTTTGTGGCTTCGAACGCCGCGGTAGCCGAGGCTAGGGACCTGATGATCAACAAAAATCTTCAGGAATTAGAATCTTTTGCGGATTCTCGTTTGTATCCTAGAATCGATCCGGTAACGGAAAAGATTGAAAATCTGATCCAGTTGCAACTGAAAATCACGGACAGGATATATATCAAGGCGGAAAAGCAATTCACTTTTAGTTGGATTTTACTCATTTCCCTTTCCAGTATAACTTTGATTTATATCGTTCTGATTGCGGTGGTTTATTCGATTCAATTGGTCAAGGGACTTACTACCGTAAGCGGTGCGGTCAAAAATGCGGATTTTTCTCATCCGGTGGAAGTTGAAGAAGACGAGAAGAAAAAAGACGAACTTTATCTTTTACTGATTACTTTCCGTTTGTTTCAGATCAAACTCAAAGAGATGCTCAACACGATCATGGACTTTTCCGAAAACCTTGTCGCTGCCTCTGAAGAGCTTTCCCGTTCTGCGGATCATCTTTCTGCGAACGCACAATCCGAATCGGCTTCGATTGAAGAAATTTCCGCATCAGTGGAAGAGATTAGTTCCGGAATGGAATACGTAAATCGAAACGCGGAATCTCAATATGTCCTGATTTCTTCCTTTAATGGAGAAATGAGAGAACTGGAAGGGATGATCACCAAGGTGGGAGACGCCGTAAAAAATTCTTTGGAAAAAATTTCGGATATGTATCTTAAAACCGATTTCGGTAAAAAAACGATGGGAGATCTTTCCGAAAGCATGGAGAAGATCGAAAGCAGTTCGGTCGAGATGCAGTCCATTACGGCGATTATCAAAGAAATATCAGAAAAAGTGAATTTACTTGCGCTCAATGCGGCCATCGAAGCGGCGAGGGCCGGAGAACACGGCAGAGGGTTTGCCGTGGTGGCGAGTGAGATCACAAGACTTGCGGAACAGACGGATTCTAGCGCGATGACGATCGAGGAACTCATTAAAACAAGTAACGCGGAAATAGAAACCGGTAGAAAGATCGTTGAAAACTCCGTGAAAGTTTATGCCGAAGTTTTGAGTGGATTGGAACATCTGAAGGAATCTTCCAATCAAATCGTAGCCATTATGGAACTCCAGCAGGAGAAAAAGGAAAAAATTCGTTCCGGGATCGACCAAGTCGATACGAAGTCGGAGGACATTCGCAATTCCGTTAAAGAACAAAAGATTGCTATTATGGAAACGGCGAACGCGATTTCCAATATTTCCACTACGGTCCAAAGTAGCGCGGCGAACTCCGAAGAAATTGCCGGAAGTGCGATCAGTCTTTTGCAGATTGCGAAGAATCTTCAAGAGACAATGAACTTTCTAAAAGGCTAA
- a CDS encoding DoxX family membrane protein, producing MKKFFDWTARIVASVILIPAFYFKLSGAERSIATFTALDAEPFGRYVVGFFELGVVFLLLIPRTSWLGAMIATVIMVGAIGSHISILGFQGEMGVSFLLAFVVLICCITELIASKDRNPIFTRMFANKA from the coding sequence ATGAAAAAATTTTTTGATTGGACGGCACGGATTGTCGCAAGTGTGATTTTGATCCCGGCGTTTTACTTTAAACTTTCTGGAGCGGAGCGTTCCATAGCGACGTTTACCGCACTAGATGCCGAACCTTTTGGTCGTTACGTAGTCGGCTTTTTCGAGTTAGGCGTCGTATTTTTATTGCTGATTCCGAGGACGAGTTGGTTAGGCGCTATGATTGCGACGGTTATCATGGTAGGTGCGATCGGTTCTCATATCTCTATTCTCGGTTTTCAAGGCGAAATGGGGGTTTCTTTTTTATTGGCCTTTGTGGTTCTTATCTGTTGTATCACCGAGTTGATCGCAAGTAAGGACAGAAATCCGATTTTTACAAGAATGTTTGCGAACAAAGCTTAA
- a CDS encoding hybrid sensor histidine kinase/response regulator codes for MFSNDLSDEISVCLIEDDEEDSILFKEYLEEIPYPKYNITRFKDAASVLADLKVNPSGYTIYVVDHFLGSQTGLEILHEIRAVVGSVLAVLISGISKEEIETIVKEAGFQGYLEKKSLSTFNIAKTFLTVLKEKGNSEANLFSMDTFLIRMETISQFSGGIAHDFNNILNLIIANLDMLEMQCRNQPDVLNRIRSAQNAVMRGAEVNKKLLNFSRKQSLYPEVVDPNTLIADYLEKPQDIFPQNVQVNFDPRSEGDLCRIDRSEFANCLMHLLQNAKESLGESGGSILIETDTIVLNSKYKSLGLKEGHYLLLRIADNGRGVDSNIADKIFEPFFTTKPKGKNSGLGLSMVFGFVQRSGGRIVFESYSNIGSDFYIYLPIEDIKSNSHFVKVESSKKPKDIFYFSNEGEFSKRTSYIFQRLGYRLRHFRDLNSFESYLSNISSETILLSETWREDFSKWKEIAVKAQNSDLKVKIFYFSSSIDANNSESSAQISWPISRKSLENRFDIL; via the coding sequence TTGTTTAGTAACGATTTGTCGGACGAGATTTCGGTTTGTTTAATCGAAGACGACGAGGAAGATTCGATTCTTTTTAAGGAATATTTGGAAGAGATTCCGTATCCCAAATACAATATCACTCGCTTTAAAGATGCCGCGAGCGTGCTTGCGGATTTGAAAGTCAATCCTTCCGGATACACGATCTACGTGGTGGATCATTTTTTAGGATCGCAAACCGGATTAGAGATCTTGCATGAGATTCGTGCCGTCGTTGGTTCCGTTCTGGCTGTTTTAATTTCGGGAATTTCGAAAGAAGAAATAGAAACCATCGTAAAAGAAGCGGGATTTCAAGGTTATCTTGAGAAGAAGAGTCTTTCGACGTTTAATATTGCAAAAACCTTTCTTACGGTTTTGAAAGAGAAGGGGAATTCTGAGGCGAACCTTTTTTCCATGGATACTTTTCTTATAAGGATGGAAACCATATCTCAATTTTCCGGAGGAATCGCTCACGATTTTAATAATATTCTGAACCTCATCATAGCAAACTTGGATATGTTGGAGATGCAGTGTAGGAATCAACCGGACGTTTTGAATCGAATTCGTTCCGCACAAAATGCGGTTATGCGAGGCGCGGAAGTAAATAAGAAGTTATTGAATTTTTCTAGAAAACAATCTTTATATCCGGAAGTCGTGGATCCGAACACGTTGATCGCAGATTATTTGGAAAAACCCCAGGATATTTTTCCGCAGAACGTTCAGGTGAACTTTGATCCTCGCTCGGAGGGCGATCTTTGTCGGATTGATCGAAGCGAGTTTGCAAATTGTCTTATGCATTTACTCCAAAATGCGAAGGAGTCTCTCGGAGAATCTGGAGGAAGTATTTTGATAGAAACTGATACGATCGTTCTGAATTCTAAGTATAAATCGCTCGGACTAAAGGAAGGACATTATCTTTTACTTAGGATTGCGGACAATGGTAGGGGTGTGGATTCGAACATAGCCGATAAAATTTTCGAACCTTTTTTCACCACAAAACCGAAAGGGAAAAATTCAGGACTCGGTCTTTCCATGGTCTTCGGTTTTGTACAAAGAAGCGGAGGGCGAATCGTATTCGAATCCTATTCGAATATCGGTTCCGATTTTTATATCTATCTTCCTATCGAGGATATAAAATCAAATTCGCATTTCGTAAAAGTGGAATCTTCAAAAAAACCGAAGGACATTTTTTATTTTTCAAATGAAGGGGAATTTTCAAAGAGAACGTCTTATATTTTTCAGAGATTGGGGTATAGGCTTCGTCATTTTAGAGATCTAAATTCTTTTGAATCTTATCTTTCTAATATAAGTTCCGAAACTATTTTACTTTCGGAAACTTGGCGAGAAGACTTTTCGAAGTGGAAGGAGATTGCGGTGAAGGCCCAAAACTCGGATTTGAAAGTAAAAATCTTTTATTTTTCTTCTTCAATTGACGCAAACAATTCGGAAAGTTCGGCTCAAATTTCCTGGCCTATATCTAGAAAGTCTCTTGAGAACCGTTTTGATATATTGTAA
- a CDS encoding response regulator, giving the protein MKAEIKNQNSIHILVAEDDPDDRLLMRDGFRENNLSNPLHFVKDGEELFDFLQNRGEYSDTLKYPRPGIILLDLNMPKMDGREVLKTIKSISEFKTIPVIVLTTSREEEDMFQTYDLGANSFIRKPVEFDAFMDTIRALGEYWFEIVELPVV; this is encoded by the coding sequence ATGAAAGCTGAAATTAAAAATCAGAATTCGATTCATATACTCGTCGCGGAAGACGATCCGGACGATCGTCTATTGATGAGGGACGGTTTTCGGGAGAATAACCTGAGCAATCCTCTGCATTTTGTAAAGGATGGGGAAGAATTGTTCGATTTTCTTCAAAACAGGGGAGAATATTCCGATACTTTAAAGTACCCTAGACCGGGAATTATTTTATTGGATTTGAATATGCCAAAAATGGATGGAAGAGAGGTTTTAAAAACGATCAAGTCCATTTCAGAGTTCAAGACAATTCCGGTTATAGTTCTCACGACTTCTAGGGAAGAAGAGGATATGTTTCAAACTTACGATCTGGGGGCAAATTCTTTCATTCGCAAACCCGTGGAGTTCGACGCGTTTATGGATACGATTCGAGCTCTGGGAGAATATTGGTTTGAAATCGTGGAGCTTCCCGTTGTTTAG
- a CDS encoding PaaI family thioesterase, producing the protein MKASVRANLSFGSSPDNPDGLQLKITFDEDTQSAYGDFTCPEKFQGQPDIIHPGIISTILDEIMVKINEAMNFKTTTGELTIRFLQPAFVNQPLHLRGWFVKKNKKVIENRAEIENEIGKIVARGKGKYIETDD; encoded by the coding sequence ATGAAAGCTTCAGTTCGGGCAAACTTAAGTTTTGGATCCAGTCCAGATAATCCGGACGGACTTCAATTGAAAATTACCTTCGATGAAGATACGCAATCTGCATACGGTGATTTCACTTGTCCGGAAAAGTTTCAAGGTCAACCGGATATAATCCATCCCGGAATTATATCTACGATTTTAGACGAAATCATGGTTAAAATCAACGAAGCCATGAATTTCAAAACAACCACGGGCGAACTTACAATTCGTTTTTTACAACCTGCTTTCGTCAATCAGCCTCTCCATTTACGTGGATGGTTTGTAAAAAAGAATAAGAAAGTGATTGAAAACAGGGCAGAAATAGAAAACGAAATCGGAAAAATCGTAGCTCGTGGAAAAGGTAAGTACATCGAAACAGACGACTGA
- a CDS encoding EAL domain-containing response regulator: MNQPKLPNLLILDDEEEIAGILGDIAKQCGFEVTVTHEAGVFFEKLAEDTQYIILDLVIPGVDGVDVLRMLSGKKLSVSVILISGADRRVLQSAEALAIQYGLKISGVLEKPIRIQEYQNVLTGLISNQKDESSQSFVVGKRTVKEQTSVNTPEEIEQAIREDQFLLYYQPKINFKTGNVSGFESLVRWSHPERGLIFPDSFIPILESYPSLMDAMTEKLILQALAQCSVWNKQFPGIAVAVNVSPVSMNKLILPETISKMIESFGLKNSQLIVEVTETQLLENITSTLDILTRIRIRGIGLSVDDFGIGYSSLKQIHRYPFTELKIDRSFVSVAPYDKEALFICQAAIDLGHKLGMTVVAEGIETAVVGELMKKHGCDKGQGYFYSKPMPADATLPFLSSFKF, from the coding sequence ATGAATCAGCCTAAATTACCCAATCTACTGATTCTAGACGATGAGGAAGAAATTGCAGGTATCCTCGGGGATATCGCCAAACAATGCGGTTTTGAAGTTACGGTCACTCATGAAGCCGGGGTATTTTTCGAAAAGTTGGCCGAAGACACTCAATATATCATTTTGGATTTAGTGATTCCAGGAGTGGACGGAGTCGACGTTTTACGAATGTTATCCGGTAAAAAACTTTCCGTTTCCGTAATTTTAATCAGCGGAGCGGATCGAAGGGTTTTACAAAGTGCCGAAGCCCTCGCGATCCAATACGGATTAAAAATTTCGGGAGTTCTTGAAAAACCGATCCGAATCCAAGAATATCAGAATGTACTTACGGGGCTTATCTCCAATCAAAAGGACGAATCTTCGCAATCTTTTGTTGTCGGAAAAAGAACTGTTAAAGAACAGACTTCGGTGAACACACCGGAGGAAATCGAGCAGGCGATTCGAGAAGATCAATTTCTACTTTATTATCAGCCCAAGATCAATTTTAAAACAGGAAACGTTTCCGGTTTTGAATCTCTGGTGCGTTGGTCTCATCCGGAAAGAGGTTTGATTTTTCCGGATTCTTTCATTCCGATCTTGGAATCGTATCCGAGTTTGATGGACGCGATGACTGAGAAATTGATTCTTCAAGCACTCGCCCAGTGTTCGGTTTGGAACAAACAGTTCCCGGGTATTGCGGTTGCTGTAAATGTTTCTCCTGTGAGTATGAACAAGTTGATTCTTCCCGAAACTATTTCCAAGATGATCGAAAGTTTCGGTTTGAAAAACAGTCAGTTGATCGTCGAAGTTACGGAAACTCAGTTATTGGAAAATATCACGTCCACCTTAGATATTCTAACTCGGATTCGAATTCGAGGAATCGGACTCTCCGTGGACGATTTCGGAATCGGTTATTCTTCTTTGAAACAAATTCATCGTTATCCTTTTACGGAACTCAAAATTGACCGATCTTTTGTAAGTGTGGCTCCGTATGATAAGGAAGCTCTTTTTATTTGCCAAGCCGCGATCGATCTCGGCCATAAACTCGGAATGACGGTCGTGGCGGAAGGGATTGAAACCGCTGTTGTGGGAGAGTTGATGAAAAAGCACGGTTGCGACAAAGGGCAGGGTTATTTCTACAGTAAACCTATGCCCGCGGACGCTACCTTACCGTTTTTGTCCAGTTTCAAGTTCTAA
- a CDS encoding glycosyltransferase, translating to MPQFSLILPTYNEKENLILLLPKLIALFKSKKIDYEIIIVDDDSPDLTWKWFQNKEKEFPSVRLIRRIHEKGLSSAVLTGMASSQGEYLCVMDADLQHDENILPEMIIKLSFSDIVIGSRRVENGNYGEMSPVRRLISYSATLLARIFLPLPTTDPMSGFFAMRREVFETTKSKINPRGFKILLEFLGRTKDLKISEVGYSFRKRNHGETKLSSSVIQQYLIALFELRFGSFVSIEFVKYGIIGFSGVFVNLGGQFLYNNVLAINVAEQIQSAISLPSGAIVFGFELSVLTNYLLNNVWTFSDRKNVGFLDNTIGFLKFNVISLLGFLIQFSTWFFLVRYFQIYYPDFLPYWLTYVGNIVGILLATATNYFLNRNFTWKKP from the coding sequence ATGCCTCAATTTTCCCTGATTTTGCCTACTTATAATGAAAAGGAAAACTTGATCCTCCTTCTTCCTAAATTGATCGCTTTGTTCAAATCGAAAAAAATAGATTATGAAATCATCATCGTCGACGATGATTCTCCCGATTTGACTTGGAAATGGTTTCAAAATAAGGAAAAGGAATTTCCTTCCGTTCGATTGATTCGTAGAATTCATGAAAAAGGATTGAGCTCTGCGGTTCTCACTGGCATGGCTTCTTCTCAAGGGGAATATCTGTGCGTAATGGACGCAGATCTTCAACACGATGAAAACATTCTTCCCGAAATGATCATTAAGTTGTCCTTTTCCGATATCGTGATCGGATCGCGTAGGGTGGAGAACGGTAATTATGGGGAAATGTCTCCGGTTCGAAGATTGATCAGTTATTCGGCCACATTGCTCGCTAGGATATTTCTACCTCTTCCCACCACGGATCCTATGAGCGGCTTTTTTGCGATGCGTAGGGAAGTTTTTGAAACTACAAAATCCAAAATCAATCCGAGGGGTTTTAAGATCCTTTTGGAATTTTTGGGTAGAACCAAGGATTTGAAGATTAGCGAAGTGGGATATTCCTTCCGGAAGAGAAATCACGGAGAGACGAAACTTTCCAGTTCTGTAATACAACAATATTTAATCGCGTTATTCGAACTTAGATTTGGTTCCTTTGTCTCGATCGAATTCGTCAAGTACGGAATCATCGGCTTTTCGGGCGTTTTTGTAAATTTGGGGGGACAATTCTTATATAACAACGTTTTGGCGATCAACGTGGCGGAGCAAATTCAATCCGCGATTTCTCTGCCCTCCGGCGCCATCGTCTTCGGTTTCGAATTGAGCGTATTGACCAATTATCTTTTGAACAACGTTTGGACTTTTTCTGATCGTAAGAATGTCGGCTTTTTGGATAATACGATCGGATTCTTAAAATTCAATGTAATCAGTCTTTTGGGTTTTTTGATTCAATTTTCAACCTGGTTTTTTCTGGTAAGATATTTCCAAATCTACTATCCTGATTTTTTACCCTATTGGCTTACATATGTGGGAAATATTGTAGGCATCCTACTTGCTACCGCGACTAATTATTTTTTGAATCGCAATTTTACATGGAAGAAGCCTTAG
- a CDS encoding YceI family protein, which translates to MICRRLIYSIFLIFLFVQISFVYELGSEKKISEEWSVKETDIRFLSEAPQETIRGSLKKAEGRADLISKTFFFQVDLNDLNVPNRLMNRHMHENYLETERFPNVIFQGNILKWDTSSKTVTVEGNLTLHGITKKNVQVQGNFEEKGKDLLIHANFEILLSDFKIEIPKLVILKLNEKIRIETSVSWQSKI; encoded by the coding sequence TTGATTTGTAGAAGATTAATATATTCTATTTTTCTAATTTTTTTGTTCGTGCAAATTTCTTTCGTCTACGAACTTGGTTCCGAAAAGAAAATCTCCGAGGAATGGAGCGTAAAGGAAACGGACATTCGTTTCTTAAGCGAGGCTCCTCAGGAGACGATTCGCGGCTCTCTGAAAAAAGCAGAAGGGAGGGCTGATCTGATATCGAAAACGTTTTTCTTTCAAGTCGATCTTAACGACTTAAACGTTCCCAACCGGCTGATGAACCGCCACATGCACGAGAATTATCTGGAAACGGAACGTTTTCCGAATGTAATCTTTCAAGGAAACATTTTGAAATGGGATACGTCTTCCAAAACTGTGACTGTCGAAGGAAATCTCACCCTACACGGAATTACAAAAAAGAACGTTCAAGTTCAGGGTAATTTCGAGGAAAAAGGGAAAGATCTTTTGATTCACGCGAATTTCGAAATTCTACTGAGCGATTTTAAAATCGAAATCCCTAAATTAGTAATTTTGAAACTAAATGAAAAAATCAGAATCGAAACCTCCGTCTCATGGCAATCTAAAATATGA